Proteins encoded in a region of the Clostridium beijerinckii genome:
- a CDS encoding nitroreductase family protein yields MNNFIKVNSEKCTKCGLCVKICRGTLVMSDLGPKVDKDLCIECGHCVAICPNGALDSTKTPLDNQVQIQKEKLIDSDIAATFLRSRRSIRTFQKRDVSRDIISELLNIARFAPTACNSQGLSYHVIDNHEILHEITSIIADWAEESIENGVLKNSPWVQNTVSTIEQYRNDNKDTILRDVPCLVIATAPREQKELGRDNTHFSLTYVQLYAQTLGLGTCWSGLFEYCSMAEYEPLLRLLNISKDRVVTGALLVGYPLYNFKRLVDRNPLEITWQ; encoded by the coding sequence ATGAATAATTTTATTAAAGTTAATTCTGAAAAATGCACCAAATGTGGTCTGTGTGTGAAAATATGTAGAGGAACATTGGTGATGAGTGATTTAGGACCTAAAGTAGACAAGGATCTTTGTATTGAATGTGGTCATTGCGTAGCTATTTGTCCCAATGGTGCTTTAGACAGCACAAAAACTCCATTAGATAATCAAGTGCAAATACAAAAAGAAAAGTTAATAGATTCAGATATTGCGGCCACTTTTCTTAGATCAAGAAGATCTATTCGAACATTTCAGAAAAGGGATGTATCTCGAGATATAATTAGTGAACTTCTTAATATAGCTAGATTTGCACCAACAGCTTGCAACTCTCAAGGTCTTTCGTATCATGTTATTGATAATCATGAGATTCTACATGAAATTACTTCGATTATAGCTGACTGGGCGGAGGAATCTATAGAAAATGGTGTTTTAAAGAATTCACCGTGGGTACAGAATACTGTTTCGACAATAGAGCAGTATCGTAATGATAACAAAGATACCATATTAAGAGATGTTCCATGTTTAGTGATTGCAACAGCTCCAAGAGAACAAAAAGAACTTGGTCGTGACAATACACACTTTTCATTAACATATGTGCAATTATATGCACAAACATTAGGATTAGGAACCTGCTGGTCAGGACTATTTGAATATTGTTCTATGGCAGAATATGAACCTCTTTTAAGATTGCTGAATATTTCTAAAGATAGGGTAGTAACAGGTGCACTATTAGTAGGTTATCCACTTTATAATTTTAAAAGACTGGTAGATAGAAATCCTTTAGAAATCACATGGCAGTAA
- a CDS encoding glycine betaine ABC transporter substrate-binding protein, whose protein sequence is MNKNIKRIIGTLLITVTLGGLVACGNSKGSSGDKNTIRIGSKDFTENSVVGEVYALALEDKGYKVERVPNIASSVIHTSLVNDEIDLYPEYTGTGLLAILKKDLITDPKQVYDTVKSEYEKQFNLEWLDYSPANDGQGLVIRTDVANKLGIKTISDLQKHAGEIRFASQGEFDKREDGIPGLEKVYGKFDFKSTKVYDNGLKYEVLANNEADLAPASTTEGQLVKPEFTLLEDDKHVWPPYNLAPVIKKSVLDAHPDIADILNKVSASLDTKKITKLNAEVDVDKKEYEEVAKEYYDSIK, encoded by the coding sequence ATGAATAAAAATATTAAAAGAATCATAGGAACGTTATTAATTACAGTTACACTTGGAGGGCTTGTTGCTTGCGGAAATAGCAAAGGTTCAAGTGGAGATAAAAATACAATTCGCATAGGGTCAAAGGACTTTACAGAAAATTCAGTAGTAGGTGAAGTTTATGCATTAGCTCTTGAAGACAAAGGTTATAAAGTAGAAAGAGTACCTAATATAGCAAGCTCAGTTATTCATACATCGCTTGTAAATGATGAAATTGATTTATACCCAGAATATACTGGTACTGGATTATTGGCGATTTTAAAGAAGGATTTAATTACAGATCCAAAGCAAGTTTATGACACAGTTAAATCTGAATATGAAAAGCAATTTAATTTAGAATGGCTTGACTATTCGCCTGCAAATGATGGACAAGGTTTAGTAATTCGTACAGATGTAGCAAATAAACTTGGAATCAAAACTATTTCTGATTTACAAAAACATGCAGGTGAAATCAGATTTGCATCACAAGGTGAATTTGATAAGAGAGAAGATGGTATTCCAGGCTTAGAGAAAGTTTATGGAAAGTTTGATTTTAAATCTACAAAGGTATATGACAATGGGTTAAAGTACGAAGTGTTAGCGAATAATGAAGCAGATCTTGCACCAGCATCTACAACAGAAGGTCAATTAGTAAAACCTGAATTTACTTTATTAGAAGATGATAAACACGTATGGCCTCCATATAATTTAGCACCAGTAATTAAAAAATCAGTATTAGATGCTCATCCAGATATTGCTGATATTTTAAATAAAGTTAGTGCAAGCTTAGATACTAAAAAGATAACAAAACTAAATGCAGAAGTTGATGTAGATAAAAAAGAATACGAAGAAGTAGCTAAGGAGTATTACGATTCTATTAAATAA
- a CDS encoding DUF4179 domain-containing protein, with the protein MKNSVYSLLNDTNINLDEYKKEDFNDIEKKLLKKNIRKSVKKSRKQNVGRKVIAVAAIIAVLVGMSFGNTGAYAISKINLFSESISSFLGIEKNLEDYSTVINKSVMDNGVNVKLNEVILDDNELVISTNISSDRILKDYETWDSEMTLYINNKKVKFTGASGGIKNLDNNTTQEVLEYDLDSIKDIDLSGDLNMKIIFSKMAVNYQDDINGTWKFEFKTNGDKLKIDTKTVNLDYEFDIENGEKYILEKYTDNALGKKVYGKIINNSVNNGTYKILLKGYDDLGNKVEFDLSRGRKNWFVLKYENVLVGNMSEKAGKLILTPYAVKMPEEGGEEPKFDEYKKVGDEFTINIK; encoded by the coding sequence ATGAAAAATAGTGTATATAGTCTGCTTAATGATACAAATATTAATTTGGATGAATATAAAAAAGAGGATTTTAATGATATTGAGAAGAAATTACTTAAAAAGAATATTAGAAAATCTGTAAAGAAGAGTAGAAAACAAAATGTTGGAAGAAAAGTAATAGCTGTAGCTGCAATAATAGCAGTACTAGTTGGTATGTCTTTTGGAAATACGGGAGCTTACGCCATATCAAAAATAAATTTATTTAGCGAAAGTATTTCAAGTTTCTTAGGAATAGAGAAGAACTTAGAAGATTATAGTACTGTGATTAATAAATCTGTCATGGATAATGGAGTAAATGTCAAATTAAATGAGGTAATATTAGATGATAATGAATTAGTTATATCTACTAATATTAGCTCAGATAGGATTTTAAAAGATTACGAAACTTGGGATAGTGAAATGACCCTGTATATAAATAATAAGAAAGTTAAATTTACAGGAGCAAGCGGAGGTATTAAAAATTTAGATAATAATACTACGCAAGAAGTATTAGAATATGACTTAGATTCAATAAAAGATATTGATTTAAGTGGAGATTTAAATATGAAAATTATATTTTCTAAAATGGCAGTAAATTATCAAGATGATATAAATGGAACTTGGAAGTTTGAATTTAAAACTAATGGAGATAAACTTAAAATAGATACTAAAACAGTAAATCTTGACTATGAATTTGATATTGAAAATGGAGAAAAATATATATTAGAAAAATATACAGATAATGCTTTAGGTAAAAAAGTATATGGGAAAATCATTAATAATTCAGTCAATAATGGAACATACAAGATTTTATTAAAAGGATATGATGATCTAGGGAATAAGGTAGAATTTGATTTATCAAGAGGAAGAAAAAATTGGTTTGTATTAAAATATGAAAATGTATTAGTGGGAAATATGAGTGAAAAGGCAGGTAAATTAATTCTGACACCTTATGCAGTAAAAATGCCAGAAGAAGGTGGTGAGGAACCTAAATTTGATGAATATAAAAAAGTTGGAGATGAATTTACAATAAATATTAAATAA
- a CDS encoding Dabb family protein, whose amino-acid sequence MIINNLLLKLKNRDTDSIKKTQEILLSMRGKIDVLIDIQAEINIRPGESNYDIILITKFASLEDLDKYLIHPNHLEVAKFIGSVLDTQASVCYSL is encoded by the coding sequence ATGATCATAAACAATTTATTATTAAAATTAAAGAATAGAGATACTGATAGTATTAAAAAAACTCAAGAAATTCTTCTAAGCATGAGAGGAAAAATAGATGTTCTGATAGACATACAGGCAGAAATAAATATTCGTCCTGGTGAAAGTAATTATGATATAATTCTGATTACAAAATTTGCATCATTAGAAGATTTAGATAAATATCTTATTCATCCAAATCACTTAGAAGTTGCTAAATTTATTGGCAGTGTCTTAGATACACAAGCATCCGTATGTTATAGCTTATAA
- a CDS encoding ABC transporter ATP-binding protein: MSIAIEFKNVYKQFKGAAYSAVDNVSLKIEHGEFITILGSSGCGKTTLLKMINRLYDPHKGSIEFFGEDISSKDPVEFRRKIGYVIQQVGLFPHMTIAGNIATVPKILKWPKEKIEARVDELLELVGLEPKEFRNRYPAQLSGGQQQRVGLARALAVNPDVMLLDEPFGAIDAINRINLQDELLKIYNTSKKTYLFVTHDINEAFKLGSKVLIMDKGKIQQFDTPRNIAKNPANDFVKSLINSAKGQEVFLED; this comes from the coding sequence ATGAGTATAGCAATAGAGTTTAAGAATGTTTATAAACAATTTAAAGGAGCAGCATATAGCGCAGTTGATAATGTAAGTCTAAAAATCGAACATGGAGAATTCATTACAATTTTAGGATCTTCAGGGTGTGGAAAGACAACACTTCTTAAGATGATTAATCGCTTGTATGATCCACATAAGGGAAGTATTGAATTTTTTGGTGAGGATATTAGTAGTAAAGATCCAGTAGAGTTTAGAAGAAAAATAGGTTATGTAATTCAACAAGTTGGGCTGTTTCCACATATGACCATAGCAGGTAATATAGCAACTGTTCCAAAGATACTTAAGTGGCCTAAGGAAAAAATAGAAGCAAGAGTAGATGAATTACTTGAACTTGTTGGGCTTGAGCCAAAGGAGTTTAGAAATAGATATCCAGCTCAGTTATCAGGAGGCCAGCAGCAACGTGTAGGACTTGCTAGGGCTTTAGCAGTTAATCCAGATGTTATGCTGCTTGATGAACCTTTTGGTGCTATTGATGCAATAAATAGAATAAATCTTCAAGATGAGTTATTAAAGATTTATAATACTTCAAAGAAAACATATCTGTTTGTAACTCATGATATTAATGAAGCATTTAAACTTGGAAGCAAAGTGTTAATAATGGATAAAGGAAAGATACAGCAATTTGATACACCAAGAAATATCGCTAAAAATCCTGCAAATGATTTTGTAAAATCACTAATTAATTCTGCAAAAGGGCAGGAAGTATTTTTGGAGGATTAA
- a CDS encoding autorepressor SdpR family transcription factor, with the protein MGFPETFKALSDPVRREILVMLKSGKKSAGEISKEFDMTGATISYHISQLKKAGLVLETKYKNFIYYEINVSVFEEVMLWFSQFGGNEDEKR; encoded by the coding sequence TTGGGGTTTCCAGAAACTTTTAAAGCATTGTCAGATCCAGTTCGGAGAGAAATTTTAGTAATGCTGAAAAGTGGTAAAAAATCAGCTGGGGAAATTTCAAAAGAATTTGATATGACAGGTGCAACAATTTCATATCATATATCTCAATTAAAAAAAGCAGGTTTGGTTTTAGAGACAAAATACAAAAATTTTATATATTACGAAATCAATGTATCGGTATTTGAAGAAGTAATGCTTTGGTTTTCGCAATTTGGAGGCAATGAAGATGAAAAAAGATAA
- a CDS encoding ABC transporter permease: MIDYLLKYPDKLLKAFVGHIEIVLITLVISIILSALLTILAAYSKIASKLLVNIFAMIYSIPSLALFAILVPITGLGKVTAIIVLVLYNQYILLRNTIDGLNNVDASIVEAATGMGMSKSQILFQVKLPLVTKPIFAGIHLAVVSTIGIATIAASINAGGIGSVLLDGLRTVNTAKILWGTLMSAGLAIVVNAILNMIEKKIT, encoded by the coding sequence ATGATTGATTATTTATTAAAATATCCCGATAAATTATTAAAAGCATTTGTAGGACATATAGAAATTGTATTAATTACTTTAGTAATTTCTATAATATTATCAGCATTATTAACGATATTAGCGGCTTATTCAAAAATAGCATCTAAATTGCTGGTTAATATATTTGCTATGATATATTCAATTCCTAGTTTAGCATTATTTGCGATTTTGGTGCCAATAACAGGGCTTGGTAAAGTTACTGCAATTATAGTTTTAGTACTTTATAATCAGTACATACTACTAAGAAACACAATAGATGGTCTTAATAATGTCGATGCTTCCATTGTAGAAGCGGCAACTGGAATGGGAATGAGCAAAAGCCAAATATTATTTCAAGTTAAATTACCTTTAGTCACTAAGCCAATTTTTGCAGGAATCCATCTTGCAGTAGTATCTACAATAGGTATTGCTACAATTGCGGCCTCTATTAATGCTGGCGGGATTGGAAGTGTCTTATTAGACGGACTTAGAACAGTAAATACAGCTAAAATACTATGGGGAACCTTAATGTCAGCAGGCTTAGCTATAGTAGTAAATGCAATACTTAATATGATTGAAAAAAAGATCACTTAA
- a CDS encoding DeoR/GlpR family DNA-binding transcription regulator has protein sequence MFTEERLEQILNILNKHGRVKVKELSEQFNVSEGMIRKDLQRLEKNGDLQRTYGGAILNRKISKLSSITTRMTVNLNSKELISKKAFELIEDGDIIFLESSSINFLLAKLIANSTKKITLITNMSIIPPLFNNNETVVLICIGGVYDNRSGGVLGSEAIKSISKYTFNKGFLGSSGVNLITNSVGTSMLEDGNLKELIVSTSKEAFLLVETEKFNTDSLYKFATIDEFDAIVTDSNITNDIREQLNNLTVKLL, from the coding sequence ATGTTTACTGAAGAAAGACTAGAACAGATTTTAAATATACTTAATAAACATGGTAGAGTGAAAGTTAAAGAACTAAGTGAACAATTTAATGTTTCAGAAGGTATGATAAGAAAGGATTTACAAAGGTTAGAGAAAAATGGAGATCTTCAAAGGACCTATGGTGGAGCTATATTAAATAGAAAAATTTCTAAATTAAGCTCTATAACTACCAGAATGACAGTTAACTTAAATAGCAAAGAGTTAATATCTAAGAAAGCTTTTGAACTTATAGAGGATGGAGATATTATTTTTTTAGAGTCCTCAAGCATAAATTTTTTATTAGCAAAACTAATAGCTAATAGTACCAAAAAAATAACTTTGATAACTAATATGTCTATAATTCCACCACTTTTCAATAACAATGAAACCGTTGTATTAATATGCATAGGTGGTGTATATGACAATAGAAGCGGCGGAGTCTTAGGCTCAGAAGCCATTAAGAGCATATCTAAATATACTTTTAATAAAGGCTTTTTAGGAAGTTCCGGTGTAAATTTAATTACTAACAGCGTAGGTACTTCTATGTTAGAAGATGGTAATCTTAAAGAACTTATAGTTTCAACAAGTAAAGAAGCATTTTTGCTTGTTGAAACAGAAAAATTTAATACAGATAGTCTCTATAAATTTGCAACTATAGATGAATTTGATGCTATAGTTACAGATTCAAACATCACTAATGATATTAGAGAACAGCTGAATAATTTAACTGTTAAGCTATTATAA
- a CDS encoding DUF4179 domain-containing protein yields the protein MKSNFNEDEILVLLNDVTITDNELSSLEFNDIEKRKLLCKVINKVKENSSKRRRISVAASLILVCLMALAGKSVIATINAEIFGDNRGLEQAVKHNYVQEVNEGIVNDSGVGIQVTHMVIDKAKFALSFDLKFDNPEILKKNLQWLNMDLEIKDDKGRIIKGYCDQDLSDKNVLGVISSSSDNFEVLNKDTGEARYNLILDSDDKNIPVLNNIDINIKTISFDSTDDQNDSIDKEIKGKWQFSIDVNSEFKNNKSIFFTGENTENEIKVNSVETTQTGTVLKFTPSKNLDYKDIFKNVYLIDDKGVSKNVTGNVGYMDDENNKSIYTVTFPITTFDNPKDLRFVIKDYDGRNVELKLNRN from the coding sequence ATGAAATCAAATTTTAATGAAGATGAAATTTTAGTTCTATTAAATGATGTTACTATTACTGATAATGAATTAAGTTCCTTGGAATTTAATGATATAGAAAAAAGAAAGTTACTTTGTAAAGTGATTAATAAGGTTAAAGAAAATAGTTCAAAGAGAAGGCGTATTTCAGTAGCTGCATCTCTTATCTTAGTATGTTTAATGGCATTAGCAGGCAAATCAGTAATTGCAACCATAAATGCAGAGATATTTGGAGACAATAGAGGACTTGAACAAGCAGTGAAGCATAACTATGTACAGGAAGTAAATGAAGGTATTGTCAATGATAGTGGAGTAGGAATTCAAGTAACTCATATGGTAATAGATAAAGCAAAATTTGCTTTATCCTTTGATTTAAAATTTGATAATCCAGAAATCTTAAAGAAGAATTTACAATGGTTAAATATGGATTTAGAAATAAAAGATGATAAAGGGAGAATAATTAAGGGATATTGCGATCAAGACCTTTCTGATAAAAATGTACTGGGAGTTATTAGTTCGAGTTCTGATAACTTTGAAGTTCTAAATAAAGATACAGGGGAAGCAAGATATAATCTTATACTAGATTCTGATGATAAGAATATTCCAGTTCTAAATAATATAGATATAAATATAAAAACAATTTCTTTTGATTCTACTGATGACCAAAATGATAGCATAGATAAGGAGATAAAAGGAAAATGGCAATTTAGCATAGATGTAAATAGTGAATTCAAAAATAATAAAAGTATATTTTTTACTGGAGAAAATACTGAAAATGAGATTAAGGTAAATTCTGTAGAAACGACTCAAACAGGTACGGTACTAAAGTTTACTCCTTCTAAGAATTTAGATTATAAAGATATATTTAAGAATGTTTATCTTATTGATGACAAGGGCGTAAGCAAAAATGTTACAGGAAATGTAGGTTATATGGATGATGAAAATAATAAGTCAATTTATACAGTAACTTTTCCTATAACAACTTTTGATAATCCTAAAGATTTGAGGTTTGTAATTAAAGATTACGATGGAAGAAATGTTGAACTAAAACTAAATAGAAATTAG
- a CDS encoding sigma-70 family RNA polymerase sigma factor — MKVNEDNYIKELRNRNEKALDYVIDNYGWIIKSIVGKHLYGINSIQEECINDILLGIWNNINSFDESKSEFKNWVAGICKFKCIDYKRKYLKDLQHENIDDLNISDDGIKMKNLENELSNEVESLLGCLKEKDRNLLYKLYVDEMEIDEISNQYGMKKEVIYNRLSRAKKKIKDIFNINNKRGVKYEK; from the coding sequence ATGAAGGTGAATGAAGATAATTATATTAAAGAATTAAGAAATAGGAATGAAAAAGCCTTGGATTATGTTATTGATAATTATGGTTGGATTATAAAATCTATTGTAGGAAAGCATCTATATGGGATCAATAGTATTCAAGAAGAATGTATAAATGATATTCTTTTAGGAATTTGGAACAACATAAATAGCTTTGATGAAAGTAAAAGTGAATTTAAAAATTGGGTGGCTGGTATATGTAAGTTTAAATGCATTGATTACAAACGAAAGTATTTAAAAGACTTACAACATGAAAATATAGATGATTTAAATATCAGTGATGATGGTATTAAAATGAAGAATTTAGAAAATGAATTAAGTAATGAAGTAGAATCGCTGCTTGGATGTTTAAAGGAGAAGGATAGAAATTTACTTTATAAGCTATATGTTGATGAAATGGAGATTGATGAAATAAGCAACCAATATGGAATGAAAAAAGAAGTTATATACAATAGGCTATCTAGAGCAAAAAAGAAAATAAAAGATATTTTTAATATTAATAATAAAAGAGGTGTTAAGTATGAAAAATAG
- a CDS encoding SdpI family protein produces the protein MKKDNILWITTIICFLPLILSFGLYDKLPEVVPIHFNYAGVPNNYVPKAVGAFGMPVLMAIINIFIHFKLNNDPKKMNSPSALKYLGKWSAPIISVVLVPVTLFIALGYKIPIQIITSVVVGVIIVAVGNYLPKCKQNYTVGIRLPWTLNSEMNWNKTHHMAGYLWILGGICMIILGCMQMKSALLTLIILLVIVVIPCYYSYWLYKNGV, from the coding sequence ATGAAAAAAGATAACATTTTATGGATTACAACTATTATTTGTTTTTTGCCATTGATTCTTTCATTTGGATTATATGATAAATTACCTGAAGTAGTGCCTATTCATTTTAATTATGCAGGTGTTCCAAATAATTATGTGCCAAAAGCAGTTGGAGCGTTTGGAATGCCGGTTTTAATGGCGATAATTAATATTTTCATACACTTTAAGCTTAATAATGATCCAAAGAAAATGAATTCACCATCTGCATTGAAGTATTTAGGAAAGTGGTCTGCTCCAATTATTTCAGTCGTATTAGTACCAGTAACCTTATTTATTGCACTTGGATATAAAATTCCTATTCAAATTATTACATCAGTAGTCGTAGGAGTTATTATTGTAGCAGTTGGAAACTATTTACCAAAATGCAAACAAAATTATACTGTTGGTATTAGATTACCATGGACATTAAATAGCGAAATGAATTGGAATAAAACTCATCATATGGCAGGATATCTTTGGATACTTGGCGGTATTTGCATGATAATCTTAGGTTGTATGCAGATGAAAAGTGCTTTATTAACTCTAATTATTTTATTAGTTATTGTAGTAATTCCATGTTATTATTCATATTGGTTATATAAAAATGGGGTATAA
- a CDS encoding sigma-70 family RNA polymerase sigma factor produces the protein MAINEDNVLLELKKRNTKALEYIINTYSNLVFKVVINVLGNDNYESAKECLNDIYLLVWNKHQLYNPEKASFKNWILAVSKYKAIDYKRRLKKTNNVSIEDEFLFSSNNVENEYILKEKKKELLELLDNESKTDREIFIRKYIFDEDINSITQKLKLSKGAVYNRLWRTRNSLTEKLNVQCEGEVVK, from the coding sequence ATGGCTATCAATGAAGATAATGTTTTATTAGAACTTAAAAAAAGAAACACTAAGGCTTTAGAATATATAATAAATACTTATTCAAATCTCGTTTTTAAGGTAGTTATAAATGTTTTAGGAAATGATAATTATGAAAGTGCTAAGGAATGTCTTAATGATATATACCTCTTAGTATGGAATAAGCATCAGCTTTATAATCCAGAGAAGGCTTCCTTTAAAAATTGGATCTTAGCTGTCAGTAAGTATAAGGCTATAGATTATAAGAGAAGGTTAAAGAAAACAAATAATGTAAGCATCGAAGATGAGTTTTTATTTTCTTCTAATAATGTTGAAAATGAATATATCCTAAAGGAAAAGAAGAAGGAATTACTTGAGCTACTAGATAATGAAAGTAAAACAGACAGGGAAATATTCATAAGAAAATACATTTTTGATGAAGATATAAACAGTATAACCCAAAAATTAAAGCTATCAAAAGGTGCAGTTTATAACAGGCTATGGAGAACAAGGAATTCTCTTACAGAAAAACTAAATGTTCAGTGCGAGGGGGAGGTAGTAAAATGA
- a CDS encoding SDR family oxidoreductase, with protein sequence MQNTLSFDINKELEGKRVLVTGGTKGIGRSIVNRLLNAGAKIITTARTMPNDLPDSIGFIQANVSTPEGAERIIKETLERLGGLDILINNVGGSSSSTSGALSLSDDDWLQAFNQNLFSAVRLDRGFLPSMIKQQKGVIIHISSIQRRLPGIMTMSYSAAKAALTNYSKNLATQFGGNGIRINTVAPGFTETKAAERLIERMAQNSGIDYNDARQELMDNLGGIPLGRPAKPEEIAELVAFLVSDRASYITGSEHIIDGGIIRTI encoded by the coding sequence ATGCAAAATACTTTATCATTTGATATTAATAAAGAACTTGAGGGTAAACGCGTACTTGTAACAGGTGGAACTAAAGGTATTGGTAGATCAATTGTTAATCGTTTGCTTAATGCGGGTGCAAAAATAATAACAACTGCACGAACTATGCCTAATGATTTGCCAGATTCTATAGGGTTCATTCAAGCAAATGTTAGCACACCAGAGGGTGCTGAGAGAATCATTAAAGAGACTCTTGAAAGACTTGGTGGATTAGATATTTTAATAAATAATGTAGGTGGTTCTTCATCCTCCACTTCTGGAGCATTAAGTTTAAGTGACGACGACTGGTTGCAAGCCTTTAACCAAAATCTTTTTTCAGCTGTACGCTTGGATCGTGGTTTTCTACCATCTATGATTAAACAACAGAAAGGTGTAATAATTCACATATCATCTATTCAAAGGAGACTACCTGGGATAATGACTATGTCATACTCTGCTGCTAAAGCAGCTCTAACAAATTACAGCAAAAATCTAGCTACACAGTTTGGTGGAAATGGAATACGAATAAATACAGTTGCTCCAGGTTTTACAGAAACAAAAGCTGCTGAGCGTCTTATTGAAAGAATGGCACAAAATTCCGGAATTGACTATAATGACGCACGTCAAGAATTAATGGATAACCTTGGCGGCATACCACTTGGTCGTCCAGCAAAGCCTGAAGAAATCGCTGAACTTGTTGCATTTCTTGTATCAGACAGAGCATCTTATATCACTGGTAGTGAGCATATTATTGATGGCGGAATAATAAGGACTATATAG
- a CDS encoding ABC transporter permease, which yields MWQNIIDYFQKDMNNYLQAIGQHLEISLLSLFVAAIVGIPFGILSNKNKVWYRWVTTWFNTLRIIPSLAVLIMFIPIVGTGVKPALIALALLGIPPILLNTALAFNTIPEFMIETSMAMGMSKAQSFWKVKVPLAAPLMLTGIKTAMVEIIASATLAAYIGGGGVGNIIFTGLGLNRADLLLIGGVTVAILSMLANVIMLGLEKYLLRYKYINSNI from the coding sequence ATGTGGCAAAATATTATAGATTATTTTCAAAAGGATATGAATAATTATTTGCAGGCAATAGGGCAGCACTTAGAAATAAGTTTACTATCCTTATTTGTAGCAGCGATTGTTGGGATTCCCTTTGGAATATTATCTAATAAAAATAAAGTTTGGTATAGATGGGTAACAACTTGGTTTAATACTCTTAGAATTATTCCGAGCTTAGCTGTTCTTATAATGTTTATTCCTATTGTAGGAACAGGTGTTAAACCAGCACTTATTGCATTAGCATTACTTGGAATACCACCGATATTATTAAATACAGCACTTGCCTTTAACACAATTCCTGAATTTATGATAGAGACTTCAATGGCAATGGGAATGTCAAAAGCACAGAGTTTTTGGAAGGTAAAGGTGCCATTAGCTGCACCTCTTATGCTAACAGGAATTAAAACTGCAATGGTTGAGATAATTGCTAGTGCTACCCTTGCTGCTTATATTGGTGGCGGGGGAGTTGGGAACATTATTTTCACTGGATTAGGACTTAATAGAGCAGATTTACTTCTAATAGGTGGTGTTACTGTAGCAATTCTTTCAATGCTTGCAAATGTAATTATGTTAGGTTTGGAAAAATATCTGCTTAGATATAAGTATATTAATTCGAATATATAG